AGTAGAGTTAAAGCAACCTGCTTCGCAATATTACGAGCATACACGTGATTATTTATCAGGTGTACTGGGATGGGAAAACTGGCAAGGTGTTGGCTTACAAGGCTTAGCTGATATATCGCAACGACTAAGCTTTGAAAATAATGAAGCCATCATTCGTGATGCCATTGACGAGATCCCTTATGATGTAAAAGCACCACTTGCAGCCATGCTAGAAAGCGCAAACATTTCAACCGAGTTTGCTGAGCTACTACTTGAAAAAATTAATACCGCCATTATTAATAATGAGAGCCAAGATTTAATTACCTATCTGCGCATGTTATCTAACAGCAGTGCATCTGGCATTAAATCACAAGCAGTGAGCGCTATTTTAAACAGCCAACTAGCCAATCAGATAGATGTGCTAAGCGTAATTGCCGGAAGAATGTGGTCAGTATTAGTTGATGAGGAATTAACACTTACCTATTTAGAGCAGCTTGCAACAAATGAACAGGGCTTTGTGATATTTCAAGGCTTAGTGGCTGACTTAGTCGCAATACCAACAGTAAGACCGTGGCTTTTGCGCGCTTTACGCGTTGAGCACAAATCACCAAAATTAACAGAAATGGTTGGTCAACTTTTTCGCTAAGTCGTACCTACACGGGGTTGCGCGCTCCTAAAGACGGCAGATCGGCGAGTAAAAGAGTACTCACCTTGATAACTAGGTTTACGTTACCATTCAGTAACTTCACAGTGAGGTAAGCATCAGTGCTGCTTGAACATATTTTTTTACTGCTTTTTGCTTTGTTAATTATTTGGGCGTTCTGGTATCAACGCTCATTAGCTGAAATTGCTAGAAACTTTGCTCAGCAGCATTGCCAACAGCGTCAAGTTCAATTCATCTCTATCGCATTAGTTAAGCGTGGGTTTACAAGAAATAAACGCGGTACATTAACACTTAAAACAGAATTCAATTTTGAGTTTAGTGGCGATGGAGAGTCTAGATACGAAGGACAAATAATTTTAATTGGTAAGCAACTGGCTGATATTCAAATGCCAGCGTATAAATCACTGTAATGTAAGATTTATCGATATAGCAGCCAATAGCATTCAGTTTTGTTATTTCTATTTGCTGCTATGTTCAATCACATCTAAGTTATCTAACGCTGTTTTTCACGAAACATTAATGTGCCCTGCACATCACCAATCGTTAATGTATCTACTTCTTGATACATATCATCATTAAAAAAGCGCTTATTACTTTCTATCGTTACTAGTACGCCAATTCCTTGTGTATCTTTATGCTGATCAACAACATTATCAACCGCGCGCATTAAATAATGGCCCAAACCATGGTGTTGATGCTGGGGATGAACGGCAATGAATGCTAACAGATGGTAATTGTCATAATTGAGCGCATCTTTAATTCGCTTTTCTTTTTCAATCATCTGACGCGTACTTACTACGCCAGCGGTCAACAGCATTTTTAGTCGCCAGTGCCAAAACCGTTCTGCACCAAAACCTGCGTCTGGCTCTATCAAACACGCTACGCCAAGTAAGTGTTCGCCTGAAAATAACCCCACTATAGGCTGCTGATCAGCACAGAATGTATTAAGTTCTTCACGTATGGCAATACGGAGCCTTTTTTCATAATCAATTTCATTTGCATTGAAAATACTCATAAACAAAGGGTCGTCATGATATGCCTGATACAACAATGACGCCGCTAATCGCATGTCTTCTGGCATCAAATACATGGCTTTAATCTCACCGTTCGCCGGTGTTAACCCCATTAACACATCACTAGACAACGCACTTGAATCACTATTTTCATTCGCATTTTCATTGACCGACAGACTCATATAAACATTCCTTCGAAACACTTAATGTAAAACCACCTTAGCAATTGTATAAAACTTAAACAAGCATCAAATTAGGTTCTATAATATACACAAAGCATTGAAGATTGAGCCAACTGGCCTCATGTCTATTTACATAACGAATATAAATAACCGCCGAGGTGACTAATTAT
This is a stretch of genomic DNA from Flocculibacter collagenilyticus. It encodes these proteins:
- a CDS encoding GNAT family N-acetyltransferase — its product is MGLTPANGEIKAMYLMPEDMRLAASLLYQAYHDDPLFMSIFNANEIDYEKRLRIAIREELNTFCADQQPIVGLFSGEHLLGVACLIEPDAGFGAERFWHWRLKMLLTAGVVSTRQMIEKEKRIKDALNYDNYHLLAFIAVHPQHQHHGLGHYLMRAVDNVVDQHKDTQGIGVLVTIESNKRFFNDDMYQEVDTLTIGDVQGTLMFREKQR
- a CDS encoding DUF3549 family protein produces the protein MTDSISTISELLNAAGANWRIFDMGRKVQKITSKDFLAIEDTSIPYPYPIQQHAFFAVLFWQKEQIKAPFIWFLKMPLDEQSKLNQAARNHFATMVLESLGKNFINEAQTGEELNNNPYVFTPNQNKLALFNAIVKVELKQPASQYYEHTRDYLSGVLGWENWQGVGLQGLADISQRLSFENNEAIIRDAIDEIPYDVKAPLAAMLESANISTEFAELLLEKINTAIINNESQDLITYLRMLSNSSASGIKSQAVSAILNSQLANQIDVLSVIAGRMWSVLVDEELTLTYLEQLATNEQGFVIFQGLVADLVAIPTVRPWLLRALRVEHKSPKLTEMVGQLFR
- a CDS encoding DUF3301 domain-containing protein; the protein is MLLEHIFLLLFALLIIWAFWYQRSLAEIARNFAQQHCQQRQVQFISIALVKRGFTRNKRGTLTLKTEFNFEFSGDGESRYEGQIILIGKQLADIQMPAYKSL